The Roseofilum casamattae BLCC-M143 genome has a segment encoding these proteins:
- a CDS encoding DUF547 domain-containing protein — protein sequence MKLKHSFLLVALPSLLVLGSCAGSPSSTTNSAQPTSEVAQNNTAGVEFSNETYAGVLSSYVNAQGLVNYSELQTNRAALDRYNAALGNVSTSTYESWSEAEQIAFWTNAYNSLTLQSIIDQNPLKKSIRDISGVWKGRKFPIVETNKTLDNIEHKTLRVDFDEPRIHMALVCAAISCPILRNEPYTGDRLDEQLDDQTRIFLGSSQGLKIDRQANEVHLSSIFKWFGEDWENKYGAGTDDKFAGNSKERAVLNFVSQYVSAEDRDYLIAGDYKVKYLNYDWSLNKQS from the coding sequence ATGAAATTAAAACATTCTTTTCTCTTGGTTGCACTGCCCAGTTTGCTCGTACTAGGGAGCTGTGCGGGGTCTCCTTCTTCAACAACGAATTCAGCTCAACCCACTTCGGAAGTCGCTCAAAACAACACTGCCGGTGTCGAATTTTCCAACGAGACATATGCAGGAGTCTTGAGCAGCTACGTGAATGCTCAAGGATTAGTAAACTATAGCGAACTCCAGACTAATCGTGCTGCTCTCGATCGATATAATGCCGCTTTAGGGAATGTTTCCACCAGTACTTATGAGAGCTGGAGCGAAGCCGAACAAATTGCCTTTTGGACGAATGCTTATAACTCGTTAACCCTGCAATCTATTATCGACCAAAATCCTCTGAAAAAAAGCATTCGCGATATTTCTGGAGTGTGGAAGGGTCGGAAATTTCCAATTGTCGAGACGAATAAAACGTTGGATAATATCGAACATAAAACCCTGCGCGTTGATTTTGACGAACCTCGAATTCACATGGCATTAGTCTGTGCTGCCATAAGCTGCCCGATTTTACGCAACGAGCCTTATACTGGCGATCGCCTGGACGAGCAACTTGACGACCAAACCCGAATATTCCTAGGAAGTTCGCAAGGCTTAAAAATTGACCGCCAGGCCAATGAAGTTCACCTTTCTTCTATCTTTAAATGGTTTGGCGAAGACTGGGAAAATAAATATGGAGCGGGCACGGATGATAAATTTGCTGGCAATTCAAAAGAGCGCGCCGTCCTCAATTTTGTCAGTCAATATGTGAGCGCGGAAGATCGCGATTACTTAATTGCTGGAGATTATAAAGTTAAGTATTTGAATTATGATTGGTCTCTGAATAAACAGTCTTAA
- a CDS encoding PIN domain-containing protein, producing MITLYLDVCCLNRPFDDWSQDRVRLEGEAILSIIERIDRDQWQLIGSEAIAVELEKMSNLEKKSSILKLLELVTIQQNIDAAIVSRSRELENFGFGLYDSFHLACAEAANADIFLSTDDRLLKNALRHENQLNITVNNPVIWLMRNLSSP from the coding sequence ATGATTACTCTTTACCTAGATGTGTGCTGTCTCAATCGACCCTTTGATGATTGGTCGCAAGACAGGGTTAGACTGGAGGGAGAAGCCATTTTAAGTATTATTGAGCGTATCGATCGAGACCAGTGGCAGTTAATTGGGAGTGAAGCGATCGCAGTGGAACTGGAAAAAATGAGTAACTTAGAGAAAAAATCCAGTATTCTCAAGTTATTAGAGTTGGTTACAATACAACAAAACATCGATGCTGCAATTGTATCGCGATCGCGGGAATTAGAAAACTTCGGATTTGGATTGTATGATTCATTTCACTTAGCTTGCGCAGAAGCTGCCAATGCGGACATTTTTCTCTCCACCGACGATCGCCTCTTGAAGAATGCTTTGAGGCACGAGAATCAGTTAAACATCACAGTTAATAACCCGGTAATTTGGTTAATGAGAAATCTCTCATCTCCATAA
- the dprA gene encoding DNA-processing protein DprA, producing the protein MTDRPFWLAWSQVPNIGPVLLQRMHQHFDSLADAWEASVTALSQVEGIGFKTAEAIAHHRYKIDPISFCEQHSQTNPNFWTPGDRDYPQLLLETPSPPPVLYYRGDARSPQNWQSRPAVAIVGTRDPTDYGKRWTYKFSRMLAEKGFIIVSGMAQGVDTQAHRGCLEGRGWTIAVLGTGVDIIYPRRNEDLYGQILERGLAVSEYPSGTEPDRAHFPQRNRIIAGLSRAILVTEAPKRSGALITARFANEFGRDVYILPARLDDEQSVGCLGLLSKGAQVIINEGYLLELLQGMPQLDPVLPATQQQLSLFPSSPAPAPSPPPTPNLPPQQQQVLNAVKTEATSVDFIVAQTGLTAPEVTSALTLLELEGLVSQLPGMQYQRL; encoded by the coding sequence ATGACCGATCGCCCTTTCTGGTTAGCGTGGTCGCAAGTTCCTAATATCGGCCCGGTTCTCCTGCAACGGATGCACCAGCATTTTGACAGTTTGGCTGATGCTTGGGAGGCTTCGGTGACAGCACTCAGTCAAGTGGAAGGTATCGGGTTCAAAACAGCAGAGGCGATCGCCCATCATCGGTATAAAATCGATCCAATCTCTTTCTGCGAGCAGCATTCCCAAACTAATCCTAACTTCTGGACTCCCGGCGATCGCGATTATCCGCAGTTATTGCTGGAAACTCCCAGTCCGCCGCCCGTGTTGTACTATCGAGGAGATGCGCGATCGCCCCAAAACTGGCAAAGCAGACCGGCAGTTGCGATCGTCGGGACTCGCGATCCTACGGACTATGGCAAGCGCTGGACGTATAAATTCAGCCGCATGTTAGCAGAAAAAGGATTTATCATCGTCTCCGGAATGGCACAAGGAGTCGATACCCAAGCTCATCGCGGATGTTTGGAGGGAAGAGGATGGACTATTGCCGTTTTGGGAACTGGCGTCGATATTATCTATCCCCGTCGCAACGAAGATCTCTACGGACAAATCTTAGAACGAGGACTCGCCGTCAGCGAATATCCCAGCGGAACGGAACCAGATCGCGCTCATTTTCCCCAACGAAATCGTATCATTGCCGGATTGAGTCGCGCCATTTTAGTCACCGAAGCGCCCAAACGCTCGGGCGCATTAATCACCGCTCGTTTCGCCAATGAGTTTGGTCGAGATGTCTATATTTTACCCGCTCGCTTGGACGACGAGCAATCGGTTGGATGTTTGGGTTTACTCAGTAAAGGCGCGCAAGTCATAATTAACGAAGGATACTTGCTGGAACTGTTGCAAGGGATGCCGCAACTCGATCCGGTTCTTCCTGCAACTCAGCAACAGTTATCCTTATTTCCCAGTTCTCCCGCTCCAGCTCCCAGTCCTCCTCCAACTCCCAACCTTCCACCACAACAGCAACAAGTCCTCAATGCCGTGAAAACGGAAGCAACATCTGTGGATTTTATTGTTGCCCAAACTGGATTAACCGCTCCAGAAGTTACGTCTGCGCTAACTTTACTAGAACTAGAAGGATTAGTCTCCCAACTCCCTGGAATGCAATATCAACGGTTATAG
- a CDS encoding NB-ARC domain-containing protein, with translation MKSEDVLQWTKGVMSDRTGETLTEIEKAILTGVWEGKKYRQIAEEFYCSESEVKKEAAKLWDKLRADLGEDLKKSNFRYKLEKKYKISQVSKSGDCILQEIDIVDINVCGRFVSNIVDRSDKSPFNAAKNQSTEPIIDIADAPEISHFHNRISELSTLKHWILEEQTRLITIYGLSGIGKSAIALKLVQEIHAEFDYIIWRNLSGVLSLEALQTDLQETFARSQPAPVPKIMDYLRNFRCLLILDDVQNLFEPGELAGHLTNHKNYGQFWKKIAKTPHRSCLILLSGEKPRSIATLEAENQPVRTLHLKGLGTDAEELLRDKGLVNEQEWPVLISRYQGHPSWLMTIAATILELFDGRVSQFLDDEDEIFLGDIEFILDAHAERLSLLEQQVLSWIISQGNTVDITQTHTSPFSKSQLSRAMQSLARRGLVEKISEQEKGESLRSHFQLNLLFAGYWQDLHNRTKEAR, from the coding sequence ATGAAGAGTGAAGATGTATTGCAGTGGACGAAAGGTGTGATGTCCGATCGCACGGGTGAGACATTGACAGAGATAGAAAAAGCGATACTCACTGGAGTTTGGGAAGGGAAGAAATATCGTCAAATTGCTGAAGAGTTTTATTGCAGTGAGTCGGAAGTCAAAAAAGAGGCAGCTAAGTTATGGGATAAGCTGCGTGCAGATTTGGGGGAAGACCTGAAAAAATCTAACTTTCGTTACAAGTTAGAGAAGAAATATAAGATTTCTCAAGTTTCTAAATCTGGAGATTGCATTTTACAAGAAATTGATATTGTTGATATTAACGTTTGTGGTCGATTTGTATCTAACATCGTAGATAGATCGGATAAATCTCCTTTCAATGCAGCTAAGAATCAATCAACTGAACCCATTATTGATATAGCTGATGCACCGGAAATATCTCACTTTCATAATCGTATCTCCGAACTCTCTACACTCAAACACTGGATATTAGAAGAACAAACTCGTTTAATTACTATTTATGGTTTAAGTGGAATTGGTAAAAGCGCGATCGCTCTCAAGTTAGTTCAAGAGATTCATGCAGAGTTTGACTACATTATCTGGCGGAACTTAAGTGGAGTTCTGAGCTTAGAAGCTCTCCAAACAGACCTACAAGAAACTTTTGCGCGATCGCAACCAGCTCCTGTGCCTAAAATCATGGATTATCTGCGTAACTTCCGTTGTCTATTGATCCTAGATGATGTGCAAAACCTATTTGAACCTGGCGAACTTGCAGGTCACCTCACAAACCACAAAAATTACGGTCAATTCTGGAAAAAAATTGCAAAAACACCTCATCGCAGTTGTTTGATACTCCTGAGTGGGGAAAAGCCTAGATCAATTGCTACCTTAGAGGCAGAAAACCAACCCGTTCGTACACTACACCTGAAAGGACTAGGAACTGATGCTGAAGAACTTCTCCGAGACAAAGGCTTAGTTAACGAACAAGAATGGCCGGTCTTAATTTCCCGCTATCAAGGTCATCCCTCTTGGTTAATGACGATCGCTGCTACAATTTTAGAACTCTTTGATGGTCGAGTTTCTCAATTTTTAGACGATGAAGATGAGATATTTTTAGGCGATATAGAATTCATCCTGGATGCTCATGCAGAACGATTATCTCTATTGGAACAACAAGTTCTCTCTTGGATTATAAGTCAAGGTAATACCGTCGATATTACCCAAACACATACTAGTCCATTCTCAAAATCTCAACTCTCGCGAGCCATGCAATCTTTAGCCAGACGAGGTTTAGTAGAGAAAATATCGGAGCAAGAGAAAGGGGAAAGTTTGCGATCGCACTTTCAACTCAATCTCCTCTTCGCAGGTTATTGGCAGGATCTACACAACCGGACAAAGGAAGCTCGATAG